DNA sequence from the Alphaproteobacteria bacterium genome:
CCCTGATACCGCGCGCGGACAGCGAAACCCTGATCGACGCCGTGCTGGCGCTCTATCCCGACCGGCGCGCGCCCTTGCGGATTCTCGATCTCGGCACCGGCACGGGATGCCTGCTGCTCGCCTTGCTCGGCGAATTTCCGTTCGCGAGCGGCATCGGCACCGACATCGCGCCGGAGGCTGTTGCATTGGCCGGGCAGAATGCGGAACGATTAGGATTCAAAGAACGCGCGGAATTTAAGGCGGGAGATTGGGCCGATGGAATCGCGGCGCCATTCGACCTCATCATCTCCAATCCGCCCTATATCCCGAACGCCGACATTGCCGCGCTGGATCGCGACGTGCGCGATTACGATCCGCTTCTGGCGCTCGACGGCGGCGCGGACGGCCTCGACGCCTATCGCGCGCTGGCGAAGATCATTCCGGGATTATTGAAATCCGGCGGCCATGCGGTGATTGAGATCGGTTATGACCAGGGCTTATCGGCGGCGGATATCTTCACCAAAGTGGGCTTCCCGCCACCAAAACTGCGCCGCGACCTGGGCGGACAGCCGCGCTGCCTCGTTGTCGCTCACGTCACCTGATAGCCCGGCCCGCCGCCGCCTTCGGGGACAGTCCAGTCGATATTCTGCGTCGGGTCTTTGATGTCGCAAGCCTTACAATGCACGCAATTCGCGGCGTTGATGACGAATTTCGGCCCGCTGGCCTCTTCCGCGATCTCATACACCGCCGCCGGGCAA
Encoded proteins:
- the prmC gene encoding peptide chain release factor N(5)-glutamine methyltransferase codes for the protein MTALQAKIGSAAQILRDGGIEEAGTDARILCAALLGLDRARLLTEGGRILSAEESAAIDDAIMRRAGGEPVARILGKKEFWSMEFAVNGATLIPRADSETLIDAVLALYPDRRAPLRILDLGTGTGCLLLALLGEFPFASGIGTDIAPEAVALAGQNAERLGFKERAEFKAGDWADGIAAPFDLIISNPPYIPNADIAALDRDVRDYDPLLALDGGADGLDAYRALAKIIPGLLKSGGHAVIEIGYDQGLSAADIFTKVGFPPPKLRRDLGGQPRCLVVAHVT